ggccagggacaATATGATGATTTTACATAACACGTTCGCTTCAGCAGAGATTTGCCTAGTGTTTCCATTCCTGCGGCACAATGCTTATTAGGCCTGAtagtaaaactttttactGTGGTAGTACGAGGCTTATTAGACCTCGTAGCGTTGAAGaaactaaaacttaaaactcCTTTTTGTCTTCGTGTACAAATAAACTATAGGATTTTTTGctttgattattaaaaataatgaattcatTGACATGAACCTGTAATTAGGTCAAcaacttgttttgtttaaaagttataGCTATTAAAAAGTTCATGGTTTTGTGCACCCTGTACCTCAAATACCAAAGTAAGAGACgttttgtgtatattttaaagatgagaaagaaaaatatcgatagtttaaatttaattttaatttaaaaaaaaattaagtttaaatgaaaacaaagttACATATTATGCGcgaaaaattactttatttgattaatatcagtcgggtaaaaagaagaaatactCTAGAAATTTTAGACTCTCTTAGAATAGACATTAAAAGTAGACATTAACAATCTTTAACAttcccctattaagtttttttttttactccgcgcgcacagagtcgcgggcgacagctagtataaatttatatattcgaATATCATCTGTTTTATATCCCTAAAACCAGATAAATTTATAGCAGTAACTTGATAATGACTATTTGTAGATAACCTAATGAGTATATAAAGCGCCGAGCCATGCCTACGCAGCAGTTTTTGTCCATTCGCTAGTCGTACTGTACTTTTCGAGTGTTTAGCTTACGTTTGCATCCATGGAAGACAAGAAAGAAAAATGATTCTGACAACGCTTATAATTATCGGTGCTTTGTCTgcaatttactatttaattggAATTTACAATGAAGTGTACTGGAAAAAACGTGGCATTAAATTGTATTcgaaaaacaaagttttggGCCCATTAGGAGAGTTCGTAATATCAAAACGAGCAATGTTTCAAATCTTTAgcgacatttataaaatgtatccaGATGAACCCGTTGTCGCTGTAGCGTCTCTTTTTACTCCCGCGCTTTACGTCAAAGATGTAACCAACGTACATCATGTTCTAAATGTAGATTTCAATTCCTTCAGTCATAGAGGATTTGAGGTTAATGAAGGAGATCAACTTGCCGATAACGTTCTTTTTATGAACGGTAATAGATGGAAATTGATGCGTCAAAATATGACTCCTCTTTTTACttctactaaattaaaaagtatgtattatatactagATCGCAGTGCATTGGATtttgtagaatatttaaaacagagACCAGAACTGCTACAGAAGGATACTTTTCAGACTCTTAACATCTTTTGCAGTGCTGCTATAGGAGCTTCTATTTTCGGTATCGAAAATGAGTCTGTTTTTGACTCACCCTTTCTTCAAATGGCGACCAAGGCCTTCGCACCCACATTCAGGATTAATACATTGCTTACCATTGGCGCTTTCaatcaaaaactatttaaactgTTGGGAATCAAACTATTTAAAGAACACGAAGACTTCTTTATTGGAGCCATAAAGCAAGTGATTCGTAAGAGACAAgaagaaaaagttaaaaaacacGATTTCGCAGATTTGTGTGTTGGTTTGATAAATAAAGGTGCGTTAAAAGACCACGACACAGGCTTAGAAATACAACCAAGTGAGGAAATATTGGCAGCTCAAgctttcttcttcttcgtcgCTGGAGTGGAACCTACTGCCACTGCCATGTTTGGTATATTAGTAGAGTTAGGCAGGAATCCGGAACAACTAAAGAGACTTCATGAGGAAATCGATAATTCATTCGAGAAACATGATAAGATGACATATGACATCGTCAACGAAATGGAATATCTCGACATGGTATACAATGAAGCGTTAAGAATGCATCCGCCGATAGGAAACTTGCTAAGAAAATGCATAAAGGATACTGTACTACCAGTTGGCAATGTAAGAGTTGAAGTTGGAACGAAAACATTTCTTCCAATATACGACATCCATCACGACCCAAAAATTTACCCGGATCCTGAAGTTTTTAACCCTGAGAGATTTTCTcgtgaaaatataaagaatataaacaGCAATGCATTTATGCCTTTCGGTGAAGGTAAGAGATTGTGTATTGGTATCAGATACGCAACTTTACAAGCAAAAGCTGGTTTGGTTCATTTACTGCGCAACTTTACTGTAAAAACACATGTTGGTCAAGGAGGAATCAAATACCAAAAGCAGAATGTTCAAGTAAGGCCAACTAACGTAGATGTACAATTTATACCAAGAGATTTgcgtaaaaatatgtaaattgttttaaattaacaatatcatctatggatgctTTTCATGTAACAGAATTGTCAATAGttaaaatagtgtttttttttgtcaattaaatgaggaaattataatagttacaaagtaatatgtatatttttgtatgtactaCGTATTGCAACGTTTATAATAAAGTGCCTtttggaattttaaaattaaaattatttctttgcaTCTTACATTGTCTTCGTgaccttatcccactcacgtggggtcggttcaaaaggttttaaaaatcttaaagttttggcttatttttttatagccGGCCACCTCTCTCtggtattatttttgacattaacaaaataacccCCATTACATGCTATACATTTACGAtcacagaaaaaaattaagtataacaTTGACACATTTCTTGCTGGTATTGAGAAGGTACACCAATTTACGCATTCTTCTTTCAACGAGATATATTGAAACGTTGTGGACTTATCGAATAAATTTgcaagtaacaaaatattccATATCGATAGCGAACCTGACATTTTTTGGAGATGAAAAGAcaactttttaataagatCTGTTGATCCGTTGTATAATTCTAACAATGGTAGATGCCAGAaaaaacaacatctgttgcacgaataggCCGGCTCAACCGGAGAAATACCACGACCGCACAGgataggcgtgaagtggaagcaattccccATTCCCTGAATAGTATACAAGCCGGAGGCGTAATTTTAGTCCCTTTTAGGCCTAATAAAAGGATGGGAAAAAGATGTGGATTTGATAGAGGAGGTGAAGCCTAGGAAGGGGTAACATTTTccttctgtgcgtcccctcctctgtacCGTAACTTTTTCCAAGATCTAAGGTAACCttttgtgttctttcagactatgctcACTCTATACATATGATaaatttcaccgagatccATGTagctgttctgaagataccttctaacaaacattcatccatacatccttacttacgcatttataatattagtaagaataatagtaagattgaGTATATTATTGTACTTGGTACTGATTACTTACTATTGAAAAGCctttatttttgcaaaattaacatacatttttatatcagagaaggggacaaacgagcggcgggaacaccaaggtgttcatcgaccaTGAACATTcacaataccagaggaatcgcagatgcgttcccggcctttaagaaagatatatgctcgcttcttgaagaaCCCTAAGTGTAGCTGGTtaggaaataccgccgaggacggACAATTCCACAAAAAAATTCGTGCGCAGCAAAAAaattcgcgagaaccgcatgATATTACGTCGCCAAAGTCGCGGACAAAAACTAGTAAGTGATAAATGAGTCCAAACTGATATAAAGCAAAGAATTGTTACACTTTGGCAACAAATCACATGATtaaatttcgttttatttttaccctCATTAAACTTACATGTTGTTTCTTAAATGtctgatttaattttgatcttaatttatattatacaattttattttgtgttttctcAATAATTAAACTCGTGAAGGAATTTCGTTTAACAAATGAAGTAAATTGTTAGTACCTGTTACTATGGCTTTCGCGCGACAgatattgttgtctttgtttttttttttaagagtatgtgatagataacaatatgtgtcTCAGTACTCAGTTACCTAATATCgctaaaataacaaagtaactaAAAAGTGTgcagtacaaaaaaaattcacagaTGTTCccaacattaattaataataatcaaactaATCAACTTGTCAGTTGTCACTCCGACGGAAAAAACCCACtcgattattattaaaataatttatgcaaAAGTGATCAGTTCTCGTGCTTTTCGTTGTATCTGGTTTGCAGACACTTAATTATCTcgattactattttttttactaaattaataaataacaatcatCTCATAGTGATGAAGCAAATTgtgtagaaaaaataaatatctagtTATAACATTCAATGATAACAAACCACAATCATAATATAGTGACGAAGCAAATTGTGTGTAGCTGATGTTCTGcgcgcaatttaaaaaaaaaatcttcgagATAAAAAGTATTGTATTAAACTAGTTTGCCTCGTTGTTCTACAGCGAACTTGAGGATAATCTGAATTTTTCAATCTGCTAAACTAAACTTACTAGTAGAGCGTCGTTGGCTGAGAGGTAAAGCACTTaatttgcaatctgcaggtcctgggttcgaatctcgccatgtaacaatgtgattttcggttctcgatttacatatatacatttaaccgacgttcttacggtgaaggaaaacatcgtgaaggaagaaattcaatgatatgtgtgaagtcaactaaccCACACTGGGGCAGCGTCACACCTAACTTGGGGAGGCTCCgaacccctcagtggggacgtatagtgagctgatgatgatgaaattaaaCTTCATCTGATAATTCATCTTTACTGTAGTTATAATGTTATTCTCACGACACAGGCTCAGCTTAATGTGAAGGTATAATCAATAGCAATTTTAGATATCAAAGTATACTGTACGAcccttttttgtaaataaatctttccATGCATcaaaatattcgcatttataatattagcaagatgtGGTTCATAAAGTAACTGGTAAGgtcatttaaaaactattccCTTAGCACGTACAATGTTTGGAATGGTCGAGATCGATACTAAAGGTGGCGAGCACATTAACTAACAACTAGTAATCGTTCGAGGAAAGAACTATTTGTcgtttttatctttgttttttttttttttttttttttgtatataagataaaataaatgaagattGTAATTTGATGaagagtgaattttgtttgcgcacagaaaatatgaaaacattttataaagcatGAAATTATCACGTACCTACAAAGAATTATGATTACGGCAGGGCTTTTTCAATCTCCTCTCATTATATCTCTTTGTTGAGGTATAATGggataatatttgatattccGCG
This sequence is a window from Papilio machaon chromosome 3, ilPapMach1.1, whole genome shotgun sequence. Protein-coding genes within it:
- the LOC106711023 gene encoding cytochrome P450 6B5-like, producing the protein MILTTLIIIGALSAIYYLIGIYNEVYWKKRGIKLYSKNKVLGPLGEFVISKRAMFQIFSDIYKMYPDEPVVAVASLFTPALYVKDVTNVHHVLNVDFNSFSHRGFEVNEGDQLADNVLFMNGNRWKLMRQNMTPLFTSTKLKSMYYILDRSALDFVEYLKQRPELLQKDTFQTLNIFCSAAIGASIFGIENESVFDSPFLQMATKAFAPTFRINTLLTIGAFNQKLFKLLGIKLFKEHEDFFIGAIKQVIRKRQEEKVKKHDFADLCVGLINKGALKDHDTGLEIQPSEEILAAQAFFFFVAGVEPTATAMFGILVELGRNPEQLKRLHEEIDNSFEKHDKMTYDIVNEMEYLDMVYNEALRMHPPIGNLLRKCIKDTVLPVGNVRVEVGTKTFLPIYDIHHDPKIYPDPEVFNPERFSRENIKNINSNAFMPFGEGKRLCIGIRYATLQAKAGLVHLLRNFTVKTHVGQGGIKYQKQNVQVRPTNVDVQFIPRDLRKNM